In a single window of the Harpia harpyja isolate bHarHar1 chromosome 3, bHarHar1 primary haplotype, whole genome shotgun sequence genome:
- the EIF4A3 gene encoding eukaryotic initiation factor 4A-III — protein sequence MSGSAGSGGTAGSARKRLMKEEDMTKVEFETSEEVDVTPTFDTMGLREDLLRGIYAYGFEKPSAIQQRAIKQIIKGRDVIAQSQSGTGKTATFSISVLQCLDIQVRETQALILAPTRELAVQIQKGLLALGDYMNVQCHACIGGTNVGEDIRKLDYGQHVVAGTPGRVFDMIRRRSLRTRAIKMLVLDEADEMLNKGFKEQIYDVYRYLPPATQVVLISATLPHEILEMTNKFMTDPIRILVKRDELTLEGIKQFFVAVEREEWKFDTLCDLYDTLTITQAVIFCNTKRKVDWLTEKMREANFTVSSMHGDMPQKERESIMKEFRSGASRVLISTDVWARGLDVPQVSLIINYDLPNNRELYIHRIGRSGRYGRKGVAINFVKNDDIRILRDIEQYYSTQIDEMPMNVADLI from the exons ATGTCGGGGTCGGCGGGATCCGGCGGGACGGCCGGCTCGGCGCGGAAGCGGCTGATGAAGGAGGAGGACATGACGAAGGTGGAGTTCGAGACGAGCGAGGAGGTGGACGTGACGCCCACCTTCGACACCATGGGGCTGCGGGAGGACCTGCTGCGCGGCATCTACGCCTACg GTTTCGAGAAGCCCTCGGCCATCCAGCAGCGAGCCATCAAGCAGATCATCAAGGGGAGAGACGTGATCGCCCA GTCACAGTCAGGAACAGGGAAGACAGCAACATTCTCCATATCTGTTCTGCAGTGCCTGGATATACAG GTTCGTGAGACCCAGGCATTGATCTTGGCACCAACTCGGGAGCTGGCTGTACAGATTCAGAAG GGTCTTCTTGCTCTGGGAGACTACATGAATGTCCAGTGTCATGCCTGCATCGGAGGGACCAACGTGGGCGAAGATATCCGAAAACTGGATTATGGGCAGCATGTTGTTGCTGGCACTCCAGGCCGTGTGTTTG ATATGATTCGTCGTCGAAGTTTAAGGACTCGTGCCATCAAAATGCTGGTTTTGGATGAAGCAGATGAAATGCTCAATAAAG GTTTTAAGGAGCAGATTTATGATGTGTACAGATACTTGCCTCCAGCTACACAGGTGGTTCTGATCAGTGCAACTTTGCCTCATGAAATCCTGGAGATGACCAACAAATTCATGACAGACCCCATTCGCATCTTGGTGAAACG TGATGAGCTGACCCTTGAAGGAATCAAGCAGTTTTTCGTGGCTGTGGAGAGGGAAGAATGGAAGTTTGACACCTTGTGCGATCTCTATGACACGCTCACAATCACCCAGGCTGTCATCTTCTGTAACACCAAGAGAAAG GTAGACTGGCTCACAGAGAAGATGAGAGAAGCCAACTTCACAGTTTCATCCATGCATGGGGACATGCCGCAAAAGGAGAGAGAGTCCATCATGAAAGAGTTCAGATCTGGCGCAAG CCGAGTCCTTATTTCAACAGATGTTTGGGCTAGAGGTCTGGATGTGCCTCAGGTGTCCCTGATCATTAACTACGACTTGCCCAACAACAGAGAACTCTACATACACAG AATTGGCCGGTCAGGCAGATACGGCCGAAAAGGTGTAGCAATCAACTTTGTGAAGAATGACGACATCCGCATCCTGCGAGACATCGAGCAGTATTACTCCACCCAGATAGACGAGATGCCCATGAACG ttGCTGATCTTATCTGA